The Bacteroidota bacterium genome contains a region encoding:
- a CDS encoding restriction endonuclease subunit S, whose translation MMEWKEICLEDVCLKITDGSHLSPKEFKGGFPMFSVKDMQEFGFDYSNCKTISEIDFNFLIGQGCKPEIDDILIAKDGSVLKHVFRVNQKPDYVLLSSIAILRPKKELVNPDFVVYSIKNPRINSYIISNFVSGTGVPRIVLKDFKKVEILIPHIKEQNIISEILSSLDDKIDLLNRQNKTIEKLSETLFRQWFVEEAEEQSEQQLLLGNLIESVSLTHKFPSEKIVFLNTSDIELGEVLVHEPVDVKSLPGQAKKSIKKNDILFSEIRPANGRYAFVDFDSENYVVSTKLMVLRSKNVLSQAFIYFYLINSQTIEWLQLLAESRSGTFPQITFDQLRDLKVNVPSDSILKETINWCETAIEKIKSNTKQITTLTKLRDTLLPKLMNGEVRINN comes from the coding sequence ATGATGGAATGGAAAGAAATATGTCTAGAAGATGTTTGTTTGAAGATTACCGATGGCTCTCATTTGAGTCCTAAAGAATTTAAGGGTGGCTTTCCAATGTTTTCAGTTAAAGACATGCAAGAATTTGGTTTTGATTATTCAAATTGTAAAACGATTTCTGAAATCGATTTTAACTTTCTGATTGGTCAAGGTTGTAAACCAGAAATTGATGATATTCTAATTGCAAAGGATGGTTCAGTATTAAAGCATGTATTTCGAGTCAATCAAAAACCTGATTATGTTCTATTGTCATCAATAGCTATTTTAAGACCTAAAAAAGAACTAGTTAATCCTGACTTTGTTGTTTACTCCATTAAAAATCCTAGAATAAACAGTTATATAATTTCAAATTTTGTTTCTGGAACAGGAGTTCCAAGAATTGTTTTAAAGGATTTTAAAAAGGTGGAAATTTTAATTCCTCACATTAAAGAACAAAATATTATTTCTGAAATTCTTAGCAGCTTAGATGATAAAATTGATTTACTAAACCGTCAAAACAAAACGATTGAGAAATTATCCGAAACTCTTTTCAGGCAGTGGTTCGTTGAAGAAGCAGAAGAACAATCAGAGCAACAATTATTATTAGGCAATTTAATTGAGAGTGTTTCACTCACTCACAAATTTCCATCTGAAAAAATAGTTTTTCTAAATACATCTGATATAGAGTTGGGCGAAGTATTAGTTCACGAGCCTGTTGACGTAAAATCTTTGCCCGGTCAAGCAAAGAAGTCAATTAAAAAGAATGATATTTTATTTAGCGAAATCAGACCTGCAAATGGAAGATATGCTTTCGTAGATTTTGATTCAGAAAATTATGTTGTATCAACTAAGCTTATGGTTCTTCGTTCTAAAAATGTTTTGAGCCAAGCATTCATTTATTTCTATTTGATAAATTCTCAAACTATTGAGTGGCTGCAATTATTGGCCGAGTCAAGATCTGGAACATTTCCTCAAATAACTTTTGACCAATTAAGAGATTTAAAGGTTAATGTCCCGTCAGATTCTATCTTAAAAGAGACAATCAATTGGTGTGAAACGGCCATTGAAAAAATAAAGTCAAACACTAAACAAATCACGACTCTTACAAAACTACGTGATACA